The following are from one region of the Rhodothermus sp. genome:
- a CDS encoding thioesterase family protein, which produces MIRHVYQHRVRYRECDPMGMVYHAHYVDYLEAARTEMLRALGLPYRELETAGIIMPVVALNLHFRRPAYYDELLDIITMIRELPRARLFLDYEVRRHETQELLATGQVTLCFVDRARNRPIRAPKVLLDVLQQALASSLSTDGQPERSCLPK; this is translated from the coding sequence ATGATCCGACACGTCTATCAACATCGGGTACGCTACCGCGAATGCGATCCGATGGGTATGGTGTATCATGCCCATTATGTGGACTACCTGGAAGCGGCACGTACCGAAATGCTACGCGCTCTGGGACTTCCCTATCGCGAACTGGAGACCGCCGGCATCATTATGCCCGTGGTGGCGCTGAACCTGCACTTTCGTCGGCCCGCTTACTACGATGAACTGCTGGATATTATAACCATGATCCGGGAGCTCCCACGGGCCCGGCTGTTCCTGGATTATGAGGTGCGCCGCCATGAAACACAGGAGCTGCTGGCCACCGGTCAGGTAACGCTCTGCTTTGTCGATCGCGCCCGCAATCGCCCTATACGCGCACCGAAGGTCCTGCTGGACGTGCTGCAACAGGCGTTGGCATCTTCGCTGTCAACCGACGGCCAGCCTGAACGCTCATGCCTGCCGAAATGA
- a CDS encoding glycosyltransferase, which yields MSSVEPFTSVTRNPLVDLSVIIVNYNVRELLEQALHSVFRATDRLVVEVFVVDNNSVDGSVEMVRTRFPQVHLLVNTHNVGFSRANNQAIRRAHGRYLLLLNPDTIVQEDTLRTMVDFLDAHTDIGAAGCKILNPDGTFAPESRRAFPTPAVAFYRMIGLSHLFPRSRRFGRYNMTYLSPDVETEVDALSGSCMFVRHAALYFSRAAYERLCREGLGATAHLLPGGLQPDGGAGLLDEAFFMYGEDLDWCYRIQQAGWKIVYTPRTQIIHYKGESTKKGELRYVRLFYGAMLRFVEKHFRDRYPPVFLSLLRTGIALRAGLSALHRSIRRLMPLLFDGALTALVVTTAGWLRSLMAGRPLASLFLLTVVPAYALSTVAGIALMHGYRRGRIWQLRPVFYGTLISLLFMGTLSFLVPDIAFSRMVVLLSAPFMFILLMGWRLLWRRRRSTRLQRALLVGPADEARRLYRLLEAVPWPSFHLIGYVSPQPNENASPPPPCLGALHHLRDLVRLQQVDTVIFATAGLSHTTVLQLIQQLRDLPLQFKMLPEGRSHVIGKAHIETLEPPSLVDAEAALPTLRSLPVRRALECSLALLGLALLPLLKGLARLTAHPGLNRLARRLTALPDVLRGRQALVGCRPDEYVLLPRAWDIQPGLFAVSEARPTPPRNPEDIRQLYAYYMQQRTTWLDLVLLLRAIRRMLYTA from the coding sequence ATGTCGTCTGTGGAGCCCTTCACTTCTGTTACCCGTAACCCGCTCGTCGATCTGTCGGTGATCATCGTGAACTATAACGTGCGTGAGCTGCTCGAGCAGGCGCTGCATTCGGTCTTTCGAGCGACCGACCGGCTGGTTGTGGAAGTTTTTGTCGTGGATAACAACTCCGTAGACGGCTCGGTTGAAATGGTTCGCACCCGATTTCCTCAGGTGCATCTCCTGGTCAACACCCACAATGTCGGCTTCAGCCGCGCCAACAATCAGGCCATCCGTCGTGCTCACGGCCGCTATCTGCTTCTGCTTAATCCCGACACCATCGTGCAGGAAGACACGCTCCGCACGATGGTAGACTTTCTGGATGCCCACACCGACATAGGGGCAGCCGGCTGTAAAATTCTCAATCCGGACGGTACCTTTGCTCCGGAAAGTCGTCGAGCGTTTCCAACACCGGCTGTCGCTTTTTATCGAATGATAGGCTTAAGCCACCTCTTCCCCCGCAGCCGACGGTTCGGGCGCTACAACATGACCTACCTGTCACCCGATGTCGAGACGGAAGTCGATGCACTCAGTGGCTCCTGCATGTTCGTTCGGCATGCCGCGCTTTACTTTTCGCGGGCAGCCTATGAGCGCCTGTGCCGTGAAGGGCTCGGCGCTACGGCGCACCTGCTGCCCGGAGGTCTGCAACCCGATGGCGGTGCCGGCCTGCTCGACGAAGCGTTTTTCATGTACGGGGAAGACCTGGACTGGTGCTACCGCATTCAGCAGGCCGGCTGGAAGATTGTCTATACGCCGCGTACTCAGATCATTCACTATAAAGGAGAAAGTACCAAGAAGGGAGAATTGCGCTACGTGCGGCTGTTCTACGGAGCCATGCTCCGGTTCGTTGAAAAGCATTTCCGCGACCGTTATCCGCCGGTCTTTCTGTCATTACTTCGCACCGGTATTGCATTGCGGGCCGGACTGTCTGCCCTGCATCGCAGCATCCGCCGACTGATGCCGCTGTTGTTTGACGGCGCGTTGACTGCGCTGGTTGTCACAACGGCGGGCTGGCTGCGCTCCCTGATGGCCGGACGTCCGCTGGCGTCGCTATTTCTGCTCACCGTAGTGCCGGCCTACGCGCTGAGCACTGTGGCGGGTATTGCGTTGATGCACGGCTACCGTCGCGGTCGCATCTGGCAGTTGCGTCCGGTCTTCTATGGTACGCTGATCAGCCTGCTCTTTATGGGCACGTTGTCGTTTCTGGTACCTGACATTGCATTCTCCCGGATGGTTGTGCTGCTCAGCGCTCCTTTTATGTTCATCTTGCTGATGGGATGGCGGCTCCTATGGCGCCGTCGCCGTTCCACTCGCCTGCAACGGGCCCTGCTGGTCGGACCAGCCGATGAAGCTCGCCGCCTGTACCGCCTACTGGAAGCGGTCCCCTGGCCGTCGTTTCATCTGATCGGATACGTCTCACCGCAGCCGAACGAAAACGCATCGCCGCCTCCCCCTTGCCTGGGCGCGCTGCATCACCTGCGCGATCTGGTGCGTCTGCAACAGGTGGATACCGTCATTTTTGCCACAGCCGGCCTTTCACACACCACCGTCCTGCAGCTCATTCAACAGCTTCGTGATCTGCCGCTACAGTTCAAAATGCTGCCGGAAGGCCGCTCCCACGTAATCGGCAAAGCGCATATCGAAACGCTCGAGCCCCCCTCCCTTGTCGATGCAGAAGCGGCCCTGCCTACACTCCGGAGCCTACCTGTGCGTCGCGCGTTGGAGTGCAGCCTGGCACTACTGGGACTGGCGCTGTTGCCGCTCCTGAAAGGACTGGCCCGCTTGACCGCCCACCCCGGACTGAACCGGCTGGCTCGTCGCCTGACAGCCTTACCCGACGTACTACGCGGCCGTCAGGCCCTTGTCGGATGCCGACCCGACGAATATGTGCTACTACCCCGCGCCTGGGACATCCAGCCCGGCCTGTTTGCCGTGAGCGAGGCGCGGCCTACCCCCCCCCGCAATCCTGAAGATATTCGTCAGCTTTATGCTTATTATATGCAGCAGCGGACGACCTGGCTGGACCTGGTGCTGCTGCTCCGGGCTATCCGTCGAATGCTTTATACAGCCTGA
- the nadC gene encoding carboxylating nicotinate-nucleotide diphosphorylase — protein MPAEMTTSAAWPPYLDEATLDTLIRQWLAEDIGPGDVTTEATVPLDRQARGLFLAKASGIIAGLQVATRVFQIVDPQVRLTWHQADGTRVTAGTIFGTVEGPARSLLMAERLVLNLMQRMSGIATATYHLVERVRPYGTKVLDTRKTAPGLRLLDKWAVRLGGGTNHRLGLYDTILIKDNHIVAAGGIREAIEAAHRYCAQRQLTLPIEIEAQSLEDIDAILTTGGVDWILLDNFARRLPDGTLDVEPLRKAVQRIDGRFHTEASGNITLETAAAIAATGVEAISSGALTHSVRALDLSLELTL, from the coding sequence ATGCCTGCCGAAATGACAACATCGGCTGCCTGGCCTCCCTACCTGGATGAAGCAACGCTGGATACGCTGATCCGACAGTGGTTGGCCGAAGACATCGGTCCGGGCGATGTTACCACCGAAGCCACCGTTCCCCTGGATCGCCAGGCACGCGGGCTTTTCCTCGCCAAAGCATCAGGGATTATCGCCGGGTTGCAGGTAGCCACTCGCGTTTTCCAGATCGTGGACCCTCAGGTGCGCCTCACCTGGCATCAGGCAGACGGCACCCGGGTAACAGCCGGTACCATCTTTGGCACCGTGGAAGGACCAGCTCGTAGCCTGCTCATGGCAGAGCGGTTGGTGCTGAACCTGATGCAACGCATGAGTGGTATCGCCACAGCTACCTATCACCTCGTAGAACGTGTCCGCCCCTACGGTACAAAAGTCCTTGATACTCGTAAGACAGCACCAGGGCTGCGGTTGCTGGATAAATGGGCAGTACGCCTGGGCGGCGGTACCAACCACCGTCTGGGACTCTATGACACGATTCTTATCAAAGATAATCATATAGTAGCTGCGGGCGGTATTCGCGAAGCCATCGAAGCCGCTCACCGATACTGCGCACAACGCCAACTGACCCTTCCTATCGAGATTGAAGCCCAATCTCTGGAAGATATCGATGCCATCCTCACCACTGGAGGTGTCGACTGGATCCTGCTGGACAATTTCGCCCGACGGCTTCCTGACGGCACACTTGACGTCGAACCCCTTCGTAAAGCCGTTCAACGCATCGATGGCCGCTTTCACACAGAAGCCTCAGGCAACATTACCCTCGAAACCGCGGCGGCCATTGCTGCCACCGGGGTCGAAGCTATTTCCTCCGGCGCTCTGACGCATTCCGTTCGCGCGCTCGACCTGTCGCTGGAACTCACGTTGTAG
- a CDS encoding TAT-variant-translocated molybdopterin oxidoreductase, translated as MIELPVVNPDGAEKSASGKRLWRSAADLQRNPEWVKLAQDEFMPGVAEPPSGTSRRQFLQIMGASMALAGLTACRRPVEKILPYVRQPEEIIPGIPLHYATAMPFRGILRPLLVESHEGRPTKIEGNPDHPLSQGASGVFEQASLLNLYDPDRSQQVLRKGEPASWSDFVQFAQTLAAEAGTKRLAVLCEPSSSPTLAALQQELARRYAQVRWVTYRPEGDDNEALGLQQAFGRPVRARYRFSEARVIVSLDADFLGPTDRNFIENTREFAASRRMERPEDEISRLYVIESTYTVTGGMADHRLRLRAGDIPAFAAALAAELGITELREAGARFAGHPFVVEIARDLRAAGRRGVVLAGETQPPAVHALCAVINDLLGSLGRTVILHALEEPVTPQHTALADLVQAMQAGEVDVLLLLNVNPVYDAPAALGFAEALARVPEVIHVGLHVDETARRSTWHLPATHYLEAWGDGRAYDGTLSVIQPLIAPLYEAAHSALEVLALLATGREQSSYDLVRATWRQLLAGRGAFEQVWQRVLHDGFLPDSSYPTVTLRPRRQALTNWPAATESGLEVVFRLDPTILDGSFANNAWTQELPDPITKIVWDNVAILSPKTAEALGVKAEYRKGVYIVDVIELALDDRAVELPVWILPGHPDDSITVYLGYGREITSTRPERKTPFFDLDDYTDIYGHGAIATGVGVNVAPLRRPEMPWVARGARVRKTERTYKIVTTQDHGAMVGRPLVRLATLEEFRKHPDFAKEAEPPLKGLEPWEQYPTLWEEAHPSKQPAFQDSDYYRNQWAMVIDLNACTGCNACIVACDSENNVPMVGKSEVGRGREMHWLRIDRYFVSDEAHVDDPQLVVQPVPCMHCENAPCESVCPVAATVHSPDGLNEMVYNRCIGTRYCSNNCPYKVRRFNWFNWVKTLPIQIQMAQNPDVTMRFRGVMEKCTYCVQRIREAQRQANIERRPLRDGEVKTACQQACPAEAITFGDLNDPNSAVVRQRQNVRRYEMLAALNVKPRTSYLARITNPNPRLLEQESVA; from the coding sequence ATGATTGAACTGCCTGTGGTAAATCCGGACGGAGCTGAAAAGTCTGCGTCGGGCAAGCGTCTCTGGCGCAGTGCAGCCGATCTGCAGCGCAACCCGGAATGGGTAAAGCTGGCGCAGGACGAATTTATGCCGGGCGTCGCCGAGCCACCGAGTGGCACGTCGCGGCGTCAGTTTTTGCAGATTATGGGTGCGTCGATGGCGCTGGCCGGTCTGACGGCCTGCCGGCGCCCTGTTGAAAAAATCCTGCCCTATGTGCGTCAGCCTGAGGAGATCATTCCGGGCATTCCGCTGCATTATGCGACGGCCATGCCTTTCAGAGGGATTCTGCGGCCGTTGCTGGTCGAAAGCCACGAAGGGCGTCCGACCAAAATCGAGGGAAACCCGGACCATCCCCTCAGCCAGGGGGCTTCAGGTGTCTTTGAGCAAGCTTCGCTGCTGAACCTGTACGATCCGGATCGCTCCCAGCAGGTGCTCCGCAAGGGAGAGCCTGCCTCATGGAGCGACTTCGTACAGTTTGCCCAGACGCTGGCAGCCGAGGCGGGCACGAAGCGGCTGGCTGTGCTCTGCGAGCCGAGCAGTTCGCCCACGCTGGCGGCGCTACAGCAGGAGCTGGCCCGCCGCTATGCACAGGTGCGCTGGGTGACCTACCGACCGGAAGGCGACGATAATGAAGCCCTGGGGCTGCAGCAGGCCTTTGGACGTCCGGTGCGCGCGCGCTATCGCTTCTCAGAGGCGCGCGTGATCGTCAGCCTCGACGCCGACTTTCTGGGGCCGACCGACCGCAACTTTATCGAGAACACGCGTGAGTTTGCAGCCAGCCGGCGCATGGAGCGGCCCGAGGACGAGATCAGCCGCCTGTACGTGATCGAGAGCACCTACACGGTCACAGGCGGTATGGCCGACCACCGGTTGCGCCTGCGGGCTGGCGACATTCCGGCATTTGCGGCAGCGCTGGCAGCTGAGCTGGGCATTACCGAGCTCCGCGAGGCGGGCGCCCGGTTTGCAGGGCACCCGTTCGTGGTGGAGATCGCACGCGATCTTCGGGCCGCCGGCCGGCGTGGTGTGGTGCTGGCAGGCGAAACGCAGCCCCCGGCTGTGCATGCCCTCTGCGCGGTGATCAACGACCTGCTGGGCAGTCTGGGCCGTACGGTGATCCTGCATGCGCTGGAAGAGCCGGTCACACCACAGCACACGGCCCTGGCCGATCTGGTGCAGGCCATGCAGGCAGGGGAGGTGGACGTGTTGCTGCTTCTGAATGTCAATCCCGTCTATGATGCTCCGGCGGCTCTGGGCTTTGCCGAAGCGCTGGCACGGGTCCCTGAGGTGATTCACGTGGGACTGCACGTGGACGAAACGGCACGCCGCAGCACCTGGCATCTGCCAGCAACACACTATCTGGAGGCCTGGGGAGACGGACGTGCCTACGACGGTACGCTTTCGGTTATCCAGCCCCTGATCGCGCCACTTTATGAAGCAGCGCATTCAGCGCTTGAAGTGCTGGCGCTGCTGGCTACGGGACGAGAGCAGAGCAGCTACGATCTGGTGCGCGCTACCTGGCGACAATTACTGGCGGGGCGGGGCGCCTTCGAACAGGTCTGGCAGCGGGTGTTGCATGACGGGTTCCTGCCGGATTCAAGCTATCCGACCGTTACATTACGGCCTCGTCGGCAGGCGCTGACCAACTGGCCTGCTGCGACAGAGAGTGGGCTGGAGGTGGTCTTCCGGCTGGATCCGACCATACTGGATGGCAGTTTTGCCAACAATGCCTGGACGCAAGAGCTGCCCGACCCGATCACAAAGATCGTCTGGGATAATGTAGCCATTTTGAGTCCAAAGACGGCCGAGGCGCTGGGCGTCAAGGCTGAATACCGCAAAGGGGTCTATATTGTCGACGTGATTGAACTTGCGCTGGATGATCGAGCGGTGGAACTCCCTGTATGGATACTGCCCGGCCACCCGGACGATTCGATTACCGTCTATCTGGGGTATGGACGTGAAATCACATCGACCCGTCCCGAGCGCAAGACGCCGTTTTTTGACCTGGACGACTACACGGACATTTACGGCCATGGCGCTATCGCTACCGGCGTGGGCGTAAATGTAGCGCCGCTTCGGCGGCCGGAGATGCCCTGGGTGGCTCGTGGGGCCCGGGTGCGCAAAACCGAACGTACCTATAAGATTGTAACCACGCAGGACCATGGCGCGATGGTCGGGCGGCCTCTGGTGCGTCTGGCTACGCTGGAAGAATTCCGGAAGCATCCAGACTTTGCCAAAGAGGCCGAGCCGCCTCTGAAAGGCTTGGAACCCTGGGAGCAATATCCTACGCTGTGGGAAGAGGCCCATCCGAGCAAGCAGCCCGCCTTTCAGGATAGTGATTACTACCGTAACCAGTGGGCAATGGTCATTGACCTGAATGCCTGTACGGGGTGCAATGCCTGCATCGTGGCCTGCGACAGTGAAAATAACGTGCCGATGGTGGGCAAAAGTGAGGTGGGCCGTGGGCGCGAAATGCACTGGTTGCGTATCGATCGCTACTTTGTAAGCGACGAGGCCCACGTCGACGATCCGCAGCTCGTGGTGCAGCCGGTACCCTGCATGCACTGCGAGAACGCGCCCTGCGAGTCGGTCTGCCCCGTGGCGGCGACGGTGCACTCGCCGGATGGGCTCAACGAGATGGTTTACAACCGCTGCATCGGTACCCGCTATTGCTCGAACAACTGTCCCTACAAGGTGCGGCGGTTCAACTGGTTTAACTGGGTCAAGACGCTACCTATTCAGATACAGATGGCCCAGAATCCGGACGTGACCATGCGCTTCCGCGGCGTGATGGAAAAATGCACGTACTGCGTGCAGCGCATCCGCGAGGCGCAGCGGCAGGCCAATATTGAACGGCGACCTTTGCGGGATGGCGAAGTCAAGACGGCCTGTCAGCAGGCCTGTCCGGCCGAAGCAATCACGTTCGGTGATCTGAATGATCCCAACAGTGCGGTTGTTCGACAGCGACAGAATGTACGGCGGTACGAGATGCTGGCGGCGCTCAATGTCAAGCCGCGCACTTCGTACCTGGCTCGTATTACGAACCCGAATCCCCGGCTACTGGAGCAGGAATCGGTAGCCTAA
- a CDS encoding acetyl-CoA carboxylase carboxyltransferase subunit alpha: MAQKASKYLLDFEKPIVELEQKLDEMRALMAENPEVDLSAEIAALEARVAALRESVYRNLTRWQRVQIARHPDRPYTLDYIEALSEGFVELHGDRCAGDDPAIVGGFATFQGARFGYRDRTVLFVGHQKGRDTKSRKYRRFGMPNPEGYRKALRLMKLAAKFGKPVVTLLDTPGAYPGIEAEEHGQAEAIARNLFEMARLPVPIVVVVIGEGASGGALGIGVGDRILMLENAWYSVIAPESCSQILWRSWDYKEEAARALKLTAADLLKLGVIDEIIPEPVGGAHRDPQATFQAVGAAIARALQALEGIAPSTLIDTRIEKFARMGIYREASEPTPSTESGTA, translated from the coding sequence ATGGCGCAGAAAGCTTCGAAATACCTGCTTGATTTTGAAAAACCTATCGTCGAGCTTGAGCAAAAGCTCGATGAGATGCGCGCGCTGATGGCCGAAAATCCAGAAGTGGATCTTTCTGCGGAGATAGCGGCGCTGGAAGCACGCGTAGCAGCGCTCCGTGAGTCGGTCTATCGTAACCTGACCCGCTGGCAGCGGGTGCAAATCGCGCGTCATCCTGATCGTCCCTATACGCTCGACTATATCGAGGCCCTTTCGGAAGGCTTCGTCGAGTTACACGGCGATCGCTGCGCTGGCGACGACCCGGCCATCGTCGGCGGATTTGCCACATTCCAGGGCGCCCGCTTCGGGTATCGCGATCGTACCGTACTCTTTGTAGGCCACCAGAAAGGGCGCGATACAAAAAGCCGGAAGTACCGCCGCTTCGGTATGCCCAATCCTGAGGGTTACCGCAAGGCACTACGGCTGATGAAACTGGCAGCCAAGTTCGGCAAACCCGTTGTTACTTTGCTCGACACGCCGGGGGCCTATCCCGGTATTGAAGCCGAAGAACACGGCCAGGCCGAAGCCATTGCCCGCAATCTATTCGAAATGGCTCGGTTACCGGTCCCAATTGTGGTGGTAGTAATTGGCGAGGGGGCTTCAGGGGGCGCCCTGGGTATCGGGGTAGGCGACCGCATCCTGATGCTGGAAAACGCCTGGTATTCGGTCATTGCGCCAGAAAGCTGCTCGCAGATTCTCTGGCGGTCCTGGGACTACAAAGAAGAAGCGGCCCGCGCCTTGAAGCTTACAGCGGCTGACCTGCTCAAGCTCGGCGTCATCGACGAGATCATTCCTGAACCTGTCGGTGGAGCACACCGCGATCCCCAGGCTACCTTCCAAGCGGTCGGTGCCGCCATCGCCCGGGCACTACAAGCCCTGGAAGGCATCGCGCCCTCGACCCTGATCGATACGCGCATCGAAAAATTCGCCCGGATGGGCATCTATCGAGAAGCCTCAGAGCCCACCCCCTCGACTGAATCCGGAACGGCATGA
- a CDS encoding cytochrome c3 family protein: MPQIFSRKTNRLPALSLAGSVFGGVLAVFLVWYYFSPEFYEVGYAPEQPVPYSHRIHVGKLGLDCRYCHGGVEIADKAGIPSTQTCMNCHGQILTESPRLQAVRDSWATDQSIEWVKVHHLPDYAHFSHASHVNNGVGCETCHGRIDQMDVVRVVKPLSMGWCLECHRQPELYLRPQSEITTMGYQPPADYIERNLVRIREEGIRPPTNCSACHY, translated from the coding sequence ATGCCGCAGATTTTTTCCAGAAAGACCAATCGGTTGCCGGCGCTTTCGCTGGCAGGCTCTGTCTTTGGGGGTGTGCTGGCCGTTTTTCTGGTATGGTACTACTTTTCGCCGGAATTTTATGAAGTGGGCTACGCGCCGGAGCAACCGGTGCCGTACAGCCACCGCATTCATGTGGGCAAGCTGGGATTGGATTGTCGCTATTGCCATGGAGGGGTGGAGATTGCTGATAAGGCAGGCATCCCTTCTACGCAGACCTGTATGAACTGCCATGGTCAGATTTTGACCGAGTCACCCCGGTTGCAGGCGGTGCGTGATAGCTGGGCGACGGATCAATCCATTGAGTGGGTGAAGGTGCATCACCTGCCTGACTATGCGCACTTCAGCCATGCCTCCCATGTAAACAATGGGGTGGGATGCGAGACCTGTCACGGTCGGATTGATCAGATGGATGTGGTGCGGGTGGTTAAGCCCCTCTCGATGGGATGGTGTCTGGAGTGTCATCGGCAGCCGGAGCTGTATTTGCGGCCCCAAAGCGAGATCACCACGATGGGCTATCAGCCGCCGGCCGACTACATTGAACGTAACCTGGTCCGCATTCGAGAAGAGGGGATTCGTCCGCCCACGAACTGTTCAGCCTGCCATTACTAA